CAAATAAAAGGAGAAAAAATGATGCTCTTCACTAGAAACATAGGGGTCCCCCTCCCTTGTCAACCGCTGTGAAAAAGATGGCTCTTTTGGAAATTTCTAACCCCTTTATTTCCACTGGAACATAATCTTACCTTTTTTCCGCTGTTAAAGAGCGTGCAACAAGACCCCTCTTTTTCCACTGGAAAGAAATTAAGGAAAAACTTTAGCGACGACAAAGGTGATGTCAACAAGTGAATCTTGCCTACCATTTCCCTTCACTTCTCAATTGTTATTTGCAAACAATCTTTACCATATAGTTCACAAATTCACACCTACACAACTTAAGTCTTGCCGACTCCGTTCTTACTGAGCGAATGCCCAAACGGATGAAAATAGAGTTCACGGATGATGAGGGCAGTAAGTATACACTATCAGTAGAAGGTGTCCTTACTAAAGAAAAGATGAATAAGATAATAGAGGTCTATGAGTTTCTAGGCGGGGAGAGAGTTCAGAGCCAGTTAGAGGATAACACGATCTTCTCAAGGGTAGCAAGACTTATAGACGAGCAGTTCCCGGCTTCCACTTTTACGACATCTGACCTCCAAGCGGCATATGAAGATGTTTATCAACAACACATTAAGATCACGACCCTCTCAACCTACTTAAACAGACTAGTAGATAGAAGGATATTAAAGCGAGTGAGGGTCGGGGCAGGCTACCTTTACCGCAAAGTTTCCTTAAACACTAAGATCCACACTCTTAAGAGCAGCTCTACCCTTATCCGAGAGTGAATAAATGAACGGTCTGCCTCCACTCCTATCAAGAAACCCTCTCTCATAAAGCTCTTTGAGCGCTCTAGCAACATGCTCCCTGCTTCGACCAACAACCGACCTTACCTCAGATGGTGTTTTAGCACCCTCCCCTATACATCTGAGTATGCTTAACTCAAAGTCTCCTAAGGCTTCCCCCGTCTTTGTGACATCACCTTTGCTTTCTTGTGACATCACAACGCTTCCCAAACCCTTTTGAATTGCGGGCGCTCTAGAACGCTGCCTTTGCTCCTTCTCCACTTGACTTTCCAAGACATCTAAGCGCACTTGGAGGTCTACGATTCTTCCCTCTAACTTGTTTATTCTCCGCGAGTAATCCTCAGTTATTGCTAGAATAAGATCGTCAGCGTCTACCTTCTTTTTACTCTTTAGTTTAGGTGTCAGCAACGCTAATGTTGCGATCACTATCGCAGCAATGGCTAACGTAACTTCTAGCATCATTTTGATGACATGTGATGGTGATATATGACCTTTACTGTGATATCACAATAAGCCTCTTTATCGTCTTCTCTATCAATTCTATTATGTTTCTTTTTTCTGCCTCAGTGATTTCTGCACTCTTAATTTGGTTCAGTAACTCAGCAGCTCTATGCAGGGAAGAGAGAGCGTCTTGAGGGATTATACCTAAGTACATCAGTAAGAAGATTGTTTTCAACATTCTCTCTACTCGCCGACAAGCTTGCTTTTTTGTTCTTAAGTATGAGCCGAGTGTTATATTTTTTCTATCTCTTTTGAGAGCTCTCTCTTTTAATTTTTCAGATTTCATTAATCCATCTAGTTCACAAAGCAGTGT
The window above is part of the Nitrososphaerota archaeon genome. Proteins encoded here:
- a CDS encoding winged helix DNA-binding protein, with the protein product MLEVTLAIAAIVIATLALLTPKLKSKKKVDADDLILAITEDYSRRINKLEGRIVDLQVRLDVLESQVEKEQRQRSRAPAIQKGLGSVVMSQESKGDVTKTGEALGDFELSILRCIGEGAKTPSEVRSVVGRSREHVARALKELYERGFLDRSGGRPFIYSLSDKGRAALKSVDLSV